In Mycolicibacterium aubagnense, the DNA window GTGCGGGTTTGAGCAGCTCGCGGGACATCAGCGCGGTCGCGCCGGCCTTGGTGGCGGCCGAGGCCTTGGACATGTGCCCGGAGTCGAACGGCGGTTGCGGGTCGTATTCCATGGACAGCTGGATGGCTTTGGCCTTGTCTTCGCCGGCGATCTGCGCCGCAAGCCACAGGCCCAGGTCGATGCCCGCGGAGACGCCCGCACAGGTGACGATGTGGTCCCCGGCGGGCACGATCCGCTCGTCGGTGACGGGTTCGACGCCGAAGGTGCGCAGCAGTTGCACGGCCGCCCAGTGTGACGTCGCACGTTTGCCGGTGAGCAGACCCGCCGAAGCCAGGATGACGGACCCCGAGCAGACGGACGCCGTCCAGGTGGTGGTCCGGTGGGCCCGCCGGAGCCAGTCGAGCACCTTCTCGTCACGCGCGTGCTCCAAGGTGCTGAACCCGCCCGGGACGAGAACGATGTCGGGGGCCGGGGTTTCGTCGAAGGTATGGGTGATCCCGACGAGCAGGACCCCGGAGTCTGCGACCACCGGACCGACCTCGTGCCAGACGAAGCGGATCTCGGCATCGGGCAGATACCGCAGCGATTCATACGGCCCAACGAAGTCGAGCGCGGTGAAACCGGGATAGACGACGATCGCGATCTGCATATGTTCTCCTTTTTGGACGGGTTTGTGACGAGGGACGGGTTAGGCGAAGGACTTTCGGTATAGATCTGGTGAGACGCCGACGCGGCGGGAGAAATTGCGACGCAGCGTCTCTGCGCTTCCGAAACCGCATCGGGCCGCGATCACACCCACCGTGTCGTCTGTTTCGGTCAGCTGGCGCCGGGCGGCGTCGGTACGGATCCGTTCGACGTAGACTCCCGGCGGCTCTCCGACCTGCTCGGTGAACACCCTGGTGAAATGCCGCGGACTCATCGCCGCACGCCGCGCCAGGTCCGGAATGCGATGTGCGGCACCCGGTTCGGCTTCGATGGCCTCTTGTACCTCGCGGATCGGCTCTCGCTTTGCCCGCGGCATCCACACGGGCGGGGCGAATTGGGTCTGACCACCGGTCCGGCGCAGGTGCAGCACAAACCAACGGGCCACCGTCTGAGCCACTTCGGTGCCGTAGTCGTCTTCGACCAGGTTCAGGGCCAGATCGATGCCGGCGGTGATCCCGGCGGCGGTCCACACCCGATCGGAACTACGCAGGAAAATCGGGTCGGGATCGACCATGACGCGGGGGAATTCGCGTGCCAGGTGTTCCGCCGAGGCCCAATGGGTGGTGGCGCGGCAGCCGTCGAGCAGGCCGGCCTCGGCGAGCAGGAAAGCGCCGGAACACACACTGACCATCCGGCGGACATTCGGCGCCACTGCACGAATCCAATTGATGACCGCGGGGTCCTTGCGGGCGGCTTCGATACCGAAACCGCCCGGGATGATCACCGTATCGATCGGGCCGCTCGGGTCGGGTGCCGCCGCCGCGACGAATTCCAGGCCGGTCAGCGTGCTGATGGGCCCGGAACCCACCGACACCAGGCTGACCTCGTAGCCGCCATGCTGCTGTTGCGCGGCCAGCTGCAGCGCAGCGCCGGTGAACACGTCGTGGGGTCCGACGATGTCCATGGCCTGGACCCCGGCGAAACCCAGAATCACGACAGATCGCGTCACACCTCCATGGTGCGACGCCGGCACCATGGCGTCTACGCCATGGTGCCCACAAATCAGGACAGCGTCGTCAGCGCGATGCGATGCGGCCGAAGAGCTGCTGCCACCATCCGCGTGCCGCCGGGGCCTCTTCGACAGGTGCGCCGGCACGGGGTTCTGCGCCGTAACCGGCCTCCCGCACGACGGCGCACAGCTCGTCGACGCTGATATCGCCTGCGGTCTCTATCGTGGCCGTCTTGGTGGCAATACTGACTTTTGCGCGCACCCCGTCGACCTTGTTGAGCGCCCGCTGTACGCGGCCGGAACACATTCCACACGTCATACCGGTGATGTCGAGATAGATCGGGTGAGCACCCGGCACCTCGCTGCGGGGCTGAGCCAGATCAGTCAACGTCGTTCCTCACAATCCGGAGCGGACTACGCCCCTGGTATCCAGTCGTCGGCAGGTCCCGTTCAGTTCCCAACCGCCACTCCGTCGGGCGCCAGGACGGCACGAAGCGGCTCCGGCATGCTCACCGTCTCGGTGAGAGACTCGAAGTCGATGTCGACGGTCGGATACTCCGCCAGATATTCGGCGTAGGTGCGGCCCCGCAGCCGCGTGCCCAATCCGATCCACGCGTCGATCACCGCCCATCGCGACGGATTCTGCTGCGCCCACGCGCTCCGGTCCAACCGGTCCTTCCATTCGACGGTGTCGATCGCGTCGAAACCGAAGCTGCCGAGAAACTCGGTGTAGTGCACCTTTTCACCGCGCAGCACCGTCATGCCGCGGCCCAACTCCACCGCCGGGGACAGTGCGGGAAGCAGTCCGAGGATGCCGTGTGCGGCGGCCACGCTGGTGGTGACCTCTTCGACCAACGGCACGATCGGACACCGCCCCAGGGCCGTGCAGGCGTCGAGAATCGACACCAGGATGTCGGAGGATCGCTCGAGTTGACGAACGTCGCCGAGCACTCGCGGCAGCCGCACCACCGTGAAATCCAATTCATCCGGGGTATGCCCAACAGCCAACTCCGCCAACGATTTCGACGCGGCATAGGGGTACGGCGCGAAGCGTGGGTCGGTCACCCGGCCCGCTGTCGCGTCGGCGTTCACCACGAAGGTCGACAGGTGGACCAAGCGGGCGCCATGTCGCACACACGCCTTGGTGATCTGCGACACCGCATCGACATTCGCAGTGCGAAGTTCGCGATACGGCACCAGCACGTTGGTGTTGCCGATGCAGTTCACCACCGTGCCGGCACCGACGTCCTGCAGCAGGGCGCCGAGGTCGGCGGCGTCGAACCCGCCAGGCAGGCGAACGACCTTGACGCCCGCGAGTGAGCTCAGGTCGGTCCATGGACCATGTTGAGGCACCGGCGATCTCGTCGCGAAGACCACGTCAGGACGCCAGCGACCCTGTCGTGTCAGGTCGACGATGGCCCGCGCCATCCCCGTAGCCACAATGCCCGACGAACCGAGGATCACGATCGGCTGGGCACCACTACCGATCGGAAGTCGACGGACGCCCGGCGCGGCGCCGTGATCCGGCCGCGTCAGTGCCGCGAAATCGTCGGCGATCTCGGCAGCGGTGGTCCCATCCATCCAGGTATCGCCGGCCGGCCGGTATTCGACCACGTTGGCAGCGGTGTCGGCGCTGATCAGGTCGAGGACCGAAAGCTGCCAATTCAGGAATTCCCGGGTCGCCGGCAGGATCCGAATGAGTTCGAGCGAACCGATGCCCTCGTCGAGCAGCGACGACCCCGGCCCGATGGACCGGCCCAGCAGTCGACCCCAGATGTCGGCGAGGCTCGCGGCCCGGACGCCGGAATCACCCGAACCCGGCCGATGCGCCGACAGCTGCTTATTCACAACCAATTTCGCACGATCAACCTTGCCACTCGGCATGCGCGGAATCGTCGGTAAACCGTCCACCGCGAACGACGGCACCCCCAGAGCTCTCGCGATGTCGCGGATTCGTGCGCGCACGACGGGGTCGTCGGTGGCGGTGCGGGTCAGCGCGGTCTGGAACCAGATGCCCAGACCGGCGCCGGCGGGCTCGACGGCGAGATCGATCACCTCGGGGTCCGACGCAATCCGGCGCATCAAGTCAGCGGTGTCCACCCTCTGGCCCGCGATCTTGACCACCGCGTCGCGCCGTCCGGCGAACACCGGGAAGCCGGCGACATCGCGGGTGACGCGGTCGGCGGTGGCGAATGCCCGCTGCCGTTGGCCCCCAACGTCGTACACCGTCCCGAAACTGGGGTTGTCCATGCCGAGATACCCCGCCGACACCAACTCGCCGGCGACGACCACTTCACCGAACCCGACGAACACCGAGCCCGGCACCAGTGGGTGGCCCAGCCTGGACGTGGTCTGCGACTCCAGGCTCCGCTCGCCGGCAGTGATCGGCAGGTGCGTGACGACCACGGTGGTCTCCGTCGGACCATACGTCGAGACGAGCGATATCCCCTGGGTCGCAGGAGAATCCAACCACTTGGCGACGGCGGTGGCGCGAATCGGTTCCCCACCGACGATCACCTGGCGCAGCGCTGATCCACCCAGCGCGGCCACTGCGGCGCTGTCGTCACACAGCAGGTGCCAGATCGCGGTGGGCAGGTCGAGAACGGTTGCGATATTGGCCGCCACATCGCGCGTCAGAGCTGACAGGTCTCCGGTCCGCATCGCGGGGGACCGCACCACCCTGGCCCCGCTGCTGACCGAAACGAATACCTCTTCCACACTGATGTCCGAGGTCAGCGGGGCGCACTGCAGAACGGTGTCTGCGGGCCCCCAGCCATACGCCGCGCGGGCCGCAGCGCAGAAGACCGCCAACGAACCGTGGGTCACCAGCACCAGTTTGGGTTCGCCCGTCGAACCGGACGTCGGCATGACATACGCCGGCCTGGTTGCCAGTTGGTTGTCACGGGTGACGTGCGCGATCCGCTCTTCGACGAGCCCTCGTAGCCGCTCGTCCAGCTCGGGCAACGTCGCGGCGACGTCGATGACGCACGCAGCCGTATCACCCGGTGCGCCGATGGTGTCGGCCCGCGTACTCACCTCGTCCGCCGTCGCACAGACGCTGTAGCCGCAGCCCGCCAGATGACACGCGACCAACAACTCGATGGCACACTGGGATTCGTCGTCGGCGAACACCAGTACAGCACCCGGCGCTGCGCCAACCCGGACGATCTCGGCCACCCAGCGGTCGACGCCGGGGCTCCGGCACTGCCACCGGTCCACAGCCGCATCCAAGAACCAAGCCTGTGCCGCAAGGGGTTCGGTCCGAGGCACCTCGCCCGCGGCCTGCAGACTCCCGTCGGCCGCCAGCCCGAACCAGTCGTCGACGGTCAGCGCGATCGGATCATCCCAGTGCGAGGCCATCGACGTGAGCGCGGCGACAATGCGCTCGGCAGTTCCGGACTTGGCAGTGGGCCCGGCCGCGTCGATTCGATTCCAGATCGCGAAGTCGAGCGTGTGTTGATCTTCGTCGTGGACGCAGGCCACGGTCATTCCCTCGACCGGGCCGATATCGGTCACCACCGGTGGTTCGGACAGATACGGACCCAGCTCGACCGCGCAACGGCCGCGCATGAAGTTCACCGTCAGCGCCTCGACGTGGGTGCTCCGATTGATCGCCAGATACATTCGGCGATAACGCTCTTCACGAAACCAGCGGCGCCGCACCGCTTTGACGTAGCCGCGGTCCAGCGCCGCAACCACGTCGGCCACCGAGGCGAACGCCGAGAACCGCACCGGTTGAACGACCGAGTTGACCAGGCATGTCGCGACATTCAGATCCGGTTCGCCGAACCGGTTGTCGACCGGGTACACGAGCAGGGTCTGGGTGTTCTGTCGCAGACTGGCGTGCACCGCCACCGCGGCGGCGGACACCAGGACGTTGAGTGGCACCTGCCGGGCCTCGGCGAGAGCGATGATGGTGTCGTAGGCCTGGCCGGCCACCCGCAGTGATTCCTGCAGCACGCCCCGGCCCGCCGTGCCCGGTATCGCATCATCGGCGCTGCCGGCGGTAGCGCCGCGCTGCGCCTCCTCGGCGAGTTCGGCCTGCACTGCCGCGCCGAATCGCTCGGTTGACTGTTCGACCTTCGACCGCTCGTAGCGGTGGGCCTGAGCCAGCGCATCCACATCGACTGCGGCAGCCGCCTTCTGACCGGAATCTCCCAGGTGTCGCGCCAGCTCGGCCTCGATGACCACCGTCGCCCCACCGTCCAGCAGGAGGTGGTGCGTGTGTACCTCCATGGCCACCACTCGCATGTCGGCGTCCGTGTGCACGGTGTAGCGCACCAATGGGGTGGACAGAATTCCTGCCGACCAGGTGTCCTCGAGACGTTGCGGTTCTTCGCCGCCGGACTCCTGGATGCGAATGACGTCGTCGCACTGCAGCCGGGGTGCCAGCATGGGGTAGGCGTCCCCAGCATCGGCCGGCGTGAGAACGCACAACTGGATGGGGTTGCCCAGTATCGTTGCCCTCAGCGCAGGCAGAAATGCCGACAGCACCACCGGGCGGAAACGGTAGGTCTTGCCGGTCAGGTACAACGCCGGATCGGGATCCTGCAGGACGCCGTGGTAGATGTTCTGCTGCGAGGTGCTCAGCATGAGTCGATCGACACGACCATTGTCAGTCGTTGTCACAAAGGACCT includes these proteins:
- a CDS encoding DJ-1/PfpI family protein → MQIAIVVYPGFTALDFVGPYESLRYLPDAEIRFVWHEVGPVVADSGVLLVGITHTFDETPAPDIVLVPGGFSTLEHARDEKVLDWLRRAHRTTTWTASVCSGSVILASAGLLTGKRATSHWAAVQLLRTFGVEPVTDERIVPAGDHIVTCAGVSAGIDLGLWLAAQIAGEDKAKAIQLSMEYDPQPPFDSGHMSKASAATKAGATALMSRELLKPAQLKATTALLWDQALKRVRSRR
- a CDS encoding heavy-metal-associated domain-containing protein, with translation MTDLAQPRSEVPGAHPIYLDITGMTCGMCSGRVQRALNKVDGVRAKVSIATKTATIETAGDISVDELCAVVREAGYGAEPRAGAPVEEAPAARGWWQQLFGRIASR
- a CDS encoding GlxA family transcriptional regulator, translated to MTRSVVILGFAGVQAMDIVGPHDVFTGAALQLAAQQQHGGYEVSLVSVGSGPISTLTGLEFVAAAAPDPSGPIDTVIIPGGFGIEAARKDPAVINWIRAVAPNVRRMVSVCSGAFLLAEAGLLDGCRATTHWASAEHLAREFPRVMVDPDPIFLRSSDRVWTAAGITAGIDLALNLVEDDYGTEVAQTVARWFVLHLRRTGGQTQFAPPVWMPRAKREPIREVQEAIEAEPGAAHRIPDLARRAAMSPRHFTRVFTEQVGEPPGVYVERIRTDAARRQLTETDDTVGVIAARCGFGSAETLRRNFSRRVGVSPDLYRKSFA
- a CDS encoding AMP-binding protein, translating into MTTTDNGRVDRLMLSTSQQNIYHGVLQDPDPALYLTGKTYRFRPVVLSAFLPALRATILGNPIQLCVLTPADAGDAYPMLAPRLQCDDVIRIQESGGEEPQRLEDTWSAGILSTPLVRYTVHTDADMRVVAMEVHTHHLLLDGGATVVIEAELARHLGDSGQKAAAAVDVDALAQAHRYERSKVEQSTERFGAAVQAELAEEAQRGATAGSADDAIPGTAGRGVLQESLRVAGQAYDTIIALAEARQVPLNVLVSAAAVAVHASLRQNTQTLLVYPVDNRFGEPDLNVATCLVNSVVQPVRFSAFASVADVVAALDRGYVKAVRRRWFREERYRRMYLAINRSTHVEALTVNFMRGRCAVELGPYLSEPPVVTDIGPVEGMTVACVHDEDQHTLDFAIWNRIDAAGPTAKSGTAERIVAALTSMASHWDDPIALTVDDWFGLAADGSLQAAGEVPRTEPLAAQAWFLDAAVDRWQCRSPGVDRWVAEIVRVGAAPGAVLVFADDESQCAIELLVACHLAGCGYSVCATADEVSTRADTIGAPGDTAACVIDVAATLPELDERLRGLVEERIAHVTRDNQLATRPAYVMPTSGSTGEPKLVLVTHGSLAVFCAAARAAYGWGPADTVLQCAPLTSDISVEEVFVSVSSGARVVRSPAMRTGDLSALTRDVAANIATVLDLPTAIWHLLCDDSAAVAALGGSALRQVIVGGEPIRATAVAKWLDSPATQGISLVSTYGPTETTVVVTHLPITAGERSLESQTTSRLGHPLVPGSVFVGFGEVVVAGELVSAGYLGMDNPSFGTVYDVGGQRQRAFATADRVTRDVAGFPVFAGRRDAVVKIAGQRVDTADLMRRIASDPEVIDLAVEPAGAGLGIWFQTALTRTATDDPVVRARIRDIARALGVPSFAVDGLPTIPRMPSGKVDRAKLVVNKQLSAHRPGSGDSGVRAASLADIWGRLLGRSIGPGSSLLDEGIGSLELIRILPATREFLNWQLSVLDLISADTAANVVEYRPAGDTWMDGTTAAEIADDFAALTRPDHGAAPGVRRLPIGSGAQPIVILGSSGIVATGMARAIVDLTRQGRWRPDVVFATRSPVPQHGPWTDLSSLAGVKVVRLPGGFDAADLGALLQDVGAGTVVNCIGNTNVLVPYRELRTANVDAVSQITKACVRHGARLVHLSTFVVNADATAGRVTDPRFAPYPYAASKSLAELAVGHTPDELDFTVVRLPRVLGDVRQLERSSDILVSILDACTALGRCPIVPLVEEVTTSVAAAHGILGLLPALSPAVELGRGMTVLRGEKVHYTEFLGSFGFDAIDTVEWKDRLDRSAWAQQNPSRWAVIDAWIGLGTRLRGRTYAEYLAEYPTVDIDFESLTETVSMPEPLRAVLAPDGVAVGN